Within the Achromobacter spanius genome, the region GGGCTAAATGTACCAAAACCAAACTCAAAGTGTGTGGATGGGAGGTAAGGGATAAGAAAAACTGCGGCATGTCTAACCCAACGCAAAAGTGTGATGCGCAGGTGTTGTTCGCCGCGAACATGCGCCGCATTCGCAAAGAAAAGCAGCTAACTCAGGAGCAGGTGGCTGAAAGGGCGGGCCTGCATCCGAACTACGTGTCTTCTGTGGAGCGCGGGGAACGCAATCTATCGATCGCCAACATCGAACGCATCGCAGCCGCACTCGGTGTCACGATGGCGGAACTGGTCACCCCATAGTTCTACTTGCCGGCGGCGCTTTTCGTGGCCATGGGATGCACGCCGATGTACCAGGCCGCACCAAGCGGCTTAAGGTCAGTTCGGACATGCTCGGGCGTCTCGATCCAGTATGCAGGGTCAATCACGTAGGCAATGGTGGTCTTTGGAGTGTGGCTCGCCGACGCTCGGTGGAATAGCACGTGGCGGCCGATTTCCTTGTCGGGGTCGTAGTTCACCATCAGGATGGCCAGATCCGGGACATCCGCCAACTTGCTCACTTCTTTGTAGACAGTGGCAACCCAGCCGTAGTGCGCCAGAAGTCCGGCAATCAGGTCTTCGGTGATCCAGTAGGGACCATGCTCGGGATGCTTGAACTGCCTCACAGCGAGGTCGCGGACCTCTGCAAGCGGTTTCCCTGTGATGCTGGCGATGCATGCGAAGGCACAATCGAAGTCGTTGTTCTGGGCGACGCGAGCGAAGGCGGGCTGGAAGCCCTCTGCGGTCGAGGTTACGGTGCTGGGTATGCTGGGCATGACACATTCCTTCGTTTCAGGTGCGCGCAACGAAGCCGCCCAGGGACATCAGGGGCACTCAATGGACAAACGGGGAGAGGCGGAAAGTGCAGATTGCCGTTGAGGCAGTCGTCTTTCTGGCAGCGTTGCGGCGCTGGTTGAGGGGCGCGCCGAGGGCTAAACTCCGGCGTGCTAAAACCAGCTTAGGGGTGGCTGCCGTGTCGGATCAACAACAAAATAACTTTGGCAGTTGGCAACTAGAGCGCGGCGTTGTCTCGAAGCAGGCAGCCCTGTAGCGGGTTGCTCTGGCAACGAAGAAGGGCCCAGTCAGCCAAATTTGAGTATGTTTTTGAGTAGGTTTCGCCGATAGGTGGAGAAATTTACCTATGTAGTTCGAGTTTCGCCGTCGCACCAAGAATTCCTCGCAAAAAGTTCGCTAAGGACAAGCCCGCTGAAAACGCAAAGTTTCAGCGGGCTTTTTGCTTTTGGCTTTTAACCCAGCGTTTGGCTCAATGAAGATTGCCCCCAAACGCCAGCACCCCCACCACAAACGTTATCCCTCCCACCGCCGCTAACCCATACGCGCGCTTCGCCGCCATCGCGTTGCCACGGCTCATGCCGATGGCCAGCGTAATCAGCGACCATAGTCCCGTGAAGGATAGAAGCGCCAGCGTGTACACCCAGTCCGAAAGATCGTAGCCGCCGCCACCGATGGACGGGCTTGCGGAATGCTTGGGCCATAGCAAGGCCACGAGCGTGCCCGCAACCACGGCAAACACGGCGAGCCAGGCCAGGAAAGCGCGGTCTTTCAGCATGGTTTCGATCCTGATGTTTGAGTTAGGGGATGTAATGCACGCCTCTAAATGGGGACAAACGGCTGGTATAAAGACCGTTGTAGTGTCAACGTAGGCGAGCAAATGTCGATTCAATCATTGGTCCGTTGCGGGGCGGCAGTGGCGCTTCTCGCAATGGGTTCGGGGTGTTCTTTAGTCGGACTTGGAGATTCCCGGAGTAGCGAGTGTCAGTGGTACCGCAGCAGTTGCATGCACGAGGGGTCATACGACCCGGGCGAAGAGGACTACGCGGAAGAGGAAGCGAAGCGCCTGAACGAAGAATCTGCCGACCGCTTGCGGCGCAGTTCCGGCGATTGATCCCGCAATGGACCCTGCCTTGGGCCGCACCGGTCAGCGCTCCAGATAGTGGTCCCGCAAGACGTCCACGTCTATCTTCAGCACATCCTTCAGATAGCGGTCCATGCCACCAAATTCCTGCTTGATGGCTTGCACCGAGGCATCCAGGTAGGCGGGCGCCACTTCCAGCAGAGGCATCATCACGTCTTCCGTGACGCCGCGCTCGGAGGACTTGGTGAGGATGTCCTGAAAGAACCGGGCGTTGCAGTGATTCGATTCCAGATAGTTCGACACGATCTCGTCATGCGCCACGCCTAGGGCCGACAACAGCAGCAGCGACGCGAAGCCGGTGCGGTCCTTGCCCGCGGTGCAATGGAACAGCAGCGTCTTGCCGGTCATCGCCGTTTTCAGGAAGCCGCCGAACGGCTCTTGGTAGCGCGAGGGAAACTCGCGATAAATCTCCATCATCATGGTGGTGCTGAAGGCTTGCGTGGCCTCGCGCAAGCGTGGCAACAACACGGCCATGGCCATATTGCCGTCCAGCACCGGCGATGCAATCCAGTGGAAGCGTTTGCCGAAGTGCGCTTCGTCCTGGGCTTTTTCAGGATCGGCGCGAAAGTCGATGACCGCTTCCAATCCCAATGCGCCTAGCCGTTCCAGATCGGCGGCGCTGGCCCGGCCCGGGTTGCCGCTGCGAAAGAGCTTGCCCGTGCGCAAGCGCCGCCCATCAATGCCGGTCAGCCCGCCTAGGTCGCGCGCGTTGTGGACTTTTTCCAGGGGCAGGCGGCGTTCAAGCGCTGCCTGGGTGGCGACGAAGCTTTCCGTGCGAGGCATGGCGGTGGGCATGGGTACCTGAAGGGCAAGATTGAGTCGGACGATCGTATCACCGCGACGTGACTCGCATTACCCGAAGCGCTATCCGCCCAGCTTTCCCAGCAAGCCGATCAGTTGCCGCTTTTCCGCCGCGTCCAGCTGATGGCTGATACGGGCGTCGTGTGCCTCGACGGCCTGCGTGATGTCGGCCAGCACCTTGCTGCCCGCCGCCGTCATCGTCAGTGAATAGGCACGCTTGTCGTGCTCGACGTCCAGCTTTTCTACGTACCCCAAGCCTTGCAAGTGGTTCACGATTTGCACGGCGCCTGAGCGGGCGATGCCCAGGATGCGCGCCAGGTCGGTGAGCTTCAGGTTGGCATTGGCCGCGATCAACGTCAGGGCGGAAAAGCGTTGCGGCGTGATGTCCCACGGCGCAAGGGCGGCCAGGAAGTCTTCGTAGATGACGATCTGCGCACGCCGGATGGCGTAGCCGATCAGGCCGTCCAGCGCGCCGTACTGGATACCCGGGACATGGGGCTCAAATTGCTCGCCGCGCGCGGCGGGGCGGCGGGGGCGTTGGGATGCGGCTCGGGACATGGGGGGGGCAGGGGTCTTGATGCCGGGGGCCTCAACACTAATGCAGTCGGGGGCGCCGCGCCATGGGGTTACGGGAAATCCCCGGGGTGCGCAGAGTATCTGATTTTTGTTATGTTGCATAACAAATAAAACCAGGAGTAGACATGCAAATCGTCATTGCCGGGGCCGGCATCGGCGGTCTGACGCTTGCGCTGATGTTGCATCGGCGCGGCATCGATTGCCGCGTGTATGAAAGCGCGCAGGAACTCAGGCCCTTGGGCGTCGGCATCAACCTGCTGCCGCACGCCGTCAGTGAACTGGAGCAGCTAGGGCTGATGCCCGGGCTGGCCGAGCGCGCTATCGAAACCTCGCAACTGCACTACTACAACAAGCTTGGCCAGCCGATCTGGCGCGAGCCGCGCGGGCTACAGGCGGGCTATCCCTTGCCGCAGTTTTCCGTGCATCGCGGAGAGTTCCAGATGATGCTGGCGCAAGCCGTGCGCGAACGCCTGGGCGAGGGCGCCATCGTCACGGGTATGGTGCTGGAATCCGCCGAGCAGGACGCAAGCGGCGCCACCGCCGTGTTCCGGCGGCGCGCGGACGGGACCACGCATCGCGTGCATGGCGACATCCTGGTGGGGGCGGATGGCATTCATTCCGCGCTTCGCCGCCAACTGCATCCCATCGGCGACGAACCCCGCTTTTCCGGGCGCATGTTGTGGCGCGCGGTGACCGAGGCCCCGCCGTACCTGGACGGCCGCAGCATGTTCATGGCGGGCCACCAGGACCAGAAGTTCGTCTGCTATCCCATTTCGGAACCCTTGCGCCGCCAAGGGCGTTCGCTGATCAACTGGATCGCGGAGCTCTCGGTGCCGGATGCCGAACTGCCCGCCACCGACTGGAACCGCCAGGTCGACAAATCCGTCTTCGCGGATCGCTTTGCCGATTGGCGCTGGGACTGGATCGACATTCCCGCCATCATCGATGGCGCAGAAGCCATTTACGAATTTCCGCTTGTGGACCGTGACCCCCTGCCGCGTTGGACGCGGGGCCGCGTTACGCTCTTGGGCGACGCCGCGCACCCCATGTACCCCATCGGTTCGAACGGTTCGGCTCAGGCCATCCTGGACGCGCGTTGCTTGTCGGACTGGTTGGCGCAAGCGGCCGCCGGCGGTGTTCGCACGCTTGACATCGCGTTGCTGGAATATGAGGCCGAACGCCTGCCGCGCACGGCCGGCATCGTATTGCGCAACCGCTTGAATGGCCCAGAGCAGGTCATGCAGATGGCCGAAGAGCGCGCGCCGCAAGGCTTTACGGACATACACGACGTGATCACGCAAGAAGAGCTGGCGGCGGTATCGCTGCGCTACAAACAACTGGCAGGGTTTGACCCCGCCGCCTTGAAGAAGCGCCGGGAGTCAACACCATGAGCCGTCCCGAGGCATCGGCGGACGCCCTGGCGCCGCGACTGGAACATATAACGACGGTCATCGTCGAGGTCGGCCCGCCGCAAGAAGTGGGCGACACCCCGCAGGGCCGACGCCGCGTCATTCCGATCACGGGCGGCACGGTGGATGGCCCGCGCTTGCGCGGCAAAGTGCTGCCGGGCGGTGCGGATTTCCAGATCATCCGCTCGGCCACGTACACCGACATCCATGCGCGCTACGTCATCGAAACCACCGACGGCGAACGCATCTACGTCGAAAACACCGGCATACGCACAGGCCACGCGGATGACATCGCCCGCCTGGTGCGCGGTGAACCCGTGGACCCCGCACGCATTTATTTCCGCAGCTATCCGCGCTTTGAAACCGCATCGCCGGGTTTGGCGTGGATGAACGAAAGCCTTTTCATCGGCACAGGCGCGCGCTATCCCGACCGGGTTGAGCTGCGCTTCTACCGCATTTGCTGAACCCTCGGCATCCGCCGTGGCATGAATATAAAAACGACCTGGAGACAACCATGACCTCAACGCTGCGCCGCCTGTTGGGCGGTTTCATGCTGTGCCTGCCCATCGCCGCGATGGCGCAATTTCCCAATGGCCCCGTGCGCCTGAATGTGGGTTTCCCGCCAGGCACCGGGCCCGACATCGTGGCGCGCACGCTGTCGCAACACATGGGCCCGCTGCTGGGCGAAAGCGTGGTGGTGGAAAACAAGGTGGGCGCGGGCGGGCAGATCGCCGCGCAGACCGTGGCGCGCAGCCCGGCCGATGGCCAAACGATCTTGCTGGGCGAGGTCGGCTCCATCAGCATTTCGCCCGCCACCTATCGCAACCTGAACTACGACCCGCCGCGCGATTTTGCGCCCATCTCCGAAGTGGTGCGCGCCGACTTCGTGCTGGTGGTGCCGGTCGACTCTCCGTACAAGGACCTGGCTGCGTTCGTTGCGGGTGGCAAGAAGGCGTCGGACAGAATCAACTTCGCCACCTTCGGCGCGGGCACGCCAGGCCACTTCGGCGCCGAGCTTTTTGCGCGCGAAGCGGGCATGAAGATCGAGGCCATCCATTACCGTTCAACGGGTGATGCGGTGTCGGGCCTGGTGTCCGGCGCGGTGCAGGCGGCGTTTGTGACCACGGCGCTGGCCGTGCCGCAGGTGCAGGGCGGCAAGATGCGCGCGCTGGCCATTACCGGCGCGCAACGTTCGCCCGCCTTGGCCACGGTGCCCACCTTTGCCGAAGGCGGCTTGCCGGATGTCAATTTCGGGGCGTGGTTCGCCTTGTTCGCGCCCGCCGGTACGCCGGACGCGGTGTTGAACCGTTTGCAGAAAGACAGCGCCGCCGCGCTGCGTCAGCCGGCCGCGGTGCGCAGCCTGACCGAGGCCGGCTTCGTCGTTGTCGGTTCCGACCGGAAGGCGTTGCAGACCTTGTTGTCCGCCGAATCCAAGCGCTGGTCAGACGTGGTGAAAGCCACGGGCTTTCGGGCGGATTGATCGGGCGTGGGGCCGAGATGGCGGAATAACCCCAGCAAGTCGCCCGCGCGTCGCCTTAAAAATGACACAGCGCAACTCGTAGGATGGGTGGAGCGCGAGAGGCCCTTGGGCGAGAACACGGCCGACCAACGCGCGAAACCCATCAAGCAACGCCGAATTTTTGAAAGGCTTAGCCCCCATACAAGCGCTGCCCGATGGGTTTCGCGCGTTCAGCGGTGATGTTCTTAGGAACAGTCTCCCGCGCTCCACCCATCCTACGGACTACGTCGCCGCCAGATGACGTGATGTAGCTCGTAGGATGGGTGGAGCGCGAGAGGCCCTTGGGCGAGAACACGGCTGCCCAACGCGCGAAACCCATCAAGCAACGCTGAATTTTTGAAAAGCTTAGCCACCATGCAAGCGCTGCCCGATGGGTTTCGCGCGTTCAGCGATGGCGTCTTTAGAGACAGCCTCCCGCGCTCCACCCATCCTACGAGGTGCTACGTCGGCGTGCGGGTCGCGCCCGAGTATGCCTACCACCTGGTGTACCCGGCAGGGAGCGATGCGGATCCACGGGTCTGTGCGTTGCGGGATTGGATGCTGGAAATCGTGCGGGCGGGGCAGTCGGAAATTGCCCTGTAGGTGACATCATTCGCGCCATTGGTTCCATCAATAGAACAGTTTGTTCCGTCCAAAATCGGCCGTTTTGAGGCGGGAGCTAGTGCAGCCGTCACGGTCCTGCCGTTAGAATTCCTTCCCATATCACCCCCTATCTACCAGTCGAAAGGTCAAAGTCACATGAGCAACGCTTATCTCGACGCACTGAAAAAGCGCCGTACGCAGTATTCGCTGGGTCGCAACGTGTCGGCCTCCAAGGAAGCACTGACGACCCTGATTCAAGACGCGATCAAGCACAGCCCGTCGTCGTTCAATTCGCAAAGCTCGCGCGCCGTTATTCTGTTTGGCGCCGAAAGCGTGAAGCTCTGGGACCTGGCTATTGAAGAGGTGCGCAAGGTGGCCCCGGCTGAAGGGTTCGACAAGACCGAAGCCAAGCTCAAGAGCTTTGCCGCCGGCGTCGGCACAGTGTTGTTCTTCGAAGACCAGGACGTCGTGCGCAGCCTGCAAGAGAAGTTTGCCCTGTACGCCGACAACTTCCCGGTGTGGTCGGAACAGGCGGGCGGCATGGCCCAACTGTCGGTCTGGTCAACCCTGGCCAACGCCGACGTCGGCGCCAGCCTGCAACACTACAACCCGCTGATCGACGGCGTGGTGGCGCGTGAATGGAACGTGCCCGCCTCGTGGAAGCTGCGCGCGCAAATGCCCTTCGGCTCGAACGAAAACGGCTTTGGCGACAAGCCCTTCATGGACGACGCCGAGCGTTTCCGCGTGGCAGGCTGATCAGCCTGAAGCGGGCGGTGCAAGCCGCCTGAGTGCTCCAGTAACGAAAACCCGCACTTCCCCCAACTGGGGGAGTGCGGGTTTTTGCATGATGCGCCGTCCGGGCGAGTCAGCGCTACCTCGCGTGCATAATGTTCGTTTGACCGGCCCGGCCCGTATGCGCCGGGCTCGCCATACCGCGCGGCAGGCGTCGCGCGCCTCGAGGAGACGCAATATGGATCCGATACTTGCCGGACTGTCGAATTCACTGCCTCAAGCCAAGACGGTTGAGCAATTGACCCGCCCGCTGCTGGACATGTTGGGCAGCGTGACGGGGCTGGAATCCACCTACCTGACCGCCATCGACCTGAAAGCCGATCTGCAGCATGTGCGGTTCGCCCGCAATGTGGGCGACATGCAGATTCCCGAGGGCCTGTCGGTGCCGTGGTCGGACACACTGTGCAAGCGAGCGCTGGAAGAAGGCCGCATGTGCACAAGCGACGTCGCCACCTGCTGGTCGGATTCCGAAGCCGCCCGCCAGTTGGGCATCCAGACATACGTGAGCGCGCCGGTACGCACGGACGAAGGCACGTTGCTTGGCACGCTGTGCGCGGCCAGCGCGCAACAACATCAGATTCCGCCGCAGGCCGAGGCCGTGTTGAAGTTGTTCTCCAACGTCATCGCCAATTTCCTGGAACGCGAAATCTTGATGGAGCAACTGCAGGCCGCGAATGTCCAGTTGATGTCCTACGCGCTGACTGATCCCTTGACCGGCCTGCCCAATCGCCGCGCCGTGTACGAAGAACTGGAACGGCTGGAAAAGCGGGCGCTGCGCGAAGGCAGCAGCGTCCTGGTCGGTGTGATCGACCTGGACGGCTTCAAGGGCATCAACGATACCTATGGCCACCAGCAAGGCGATGTGTTCCTGCAAGACATTTCCCGGCGGCTGGCCAGCTCCTTGCGCACGTCCGACATGCTGGGCCGCATCGGCGGCGACGAGTTCGTGCTGATCGGCCCCGGCCCCGCCATCGAACGCGGCAATATCGGCCCGGGCGGCGAGGCGCAAGGCGGCGAAGCCGCAGACGCCGCCCGCGCGCTGGAGGAACGCGCCACCGAAGCCACCATCGGCCGCTATCAACTGGGCGATGCGGTGGAACCCTATGAAGGCGCCAGCGTCGGCGTGGTGGCGGTCGACCCGCGCGGCCTGGACGCCGAAGCCGCGGTCCGTCTTGCCGATGCACGCATGTATGACATCAAGCGCGCGCGCAAAGGAGCGCGGACGATACATTGAGAGGCTCTTCCAGCGCATGCCTGCGCACGGGACGTCGTTCCCCCAATTCGTAGGATGGGTGAAGCGCGAGATACCAACAACAAGAACGCCGCCGCCGCAACGCGCGCAACCCATCATGCAGACGTTGCGTTGTGGCTGCAGGCCAAAAGAACCGGGATGCTGCATGATGGGTTGCGCGCGTTGAGGCGGTTGGATTTTTGCCTTGAGTCTTTCGCGCTTCACCCATCCTACGCCGTCAAATTGGTGGAACGCCGTGCCCATCATCGATACCTGCGTTCCACCGCCGACCACTTCAACGTCTTGCGCCACTTGCCGCCTTGCTGGCGCAGTTGCAGGTCAAAGTACCCGTCTGTTTTCTCTGGCAGCACCACCAGGATGTTGCTGGCGTCGGACATGTCGTGGTCGCGTGTGCCGTCGGGGTGCCAGTCGCCGGCGATGGATTTGAAGAATGACATGGGCTGCGCGAACACCACGCGCAGCGTGGGGCCGTCGATGTGGAACAGGTACAGGGCCTCGAAGTTGGCGCCACCGCCGGAATACCCTTCGCTCCATCCGGCGCGCACGCCGAAGGCCACGGCGCCGGGGGCGATCTTGTAGGCGGCCAGGTCGAAGCGCTTCCATTCCGTGGGCATCGACAGGAGAGGGGCGTTGGGGTCTTCCGTTGCCAGGTCCTGGGGCAAGTCGATGTCGGTATTGCGCCAGTCGGTGGGCGTCTTGACGGGGCCATCGGTGCGGGCCAGCAGCGTGGGGGCCTTGCCCGGCGTCGTGCCGAACACGCCGAACCAGACGCTGTTCTTGTCATCGTCGCTGGACAGGTCGGCGCATTCGCCGCCGCCGAACTTGATCAGTCGCGCCGCGCGTTCGGGCGTGGCCGCCAGGCACACCATCGCGACAAACGTTCCCGGGCGTTGCGCCCAGGGTTTGGCACCCGCTACCAGCAGCCGTTTGGGATCCTGGCCAGGGGCCAATTGCTGCACCAGGAAGTCGCGTGTGAAGCCGGCGGGCAGCGCAACGCCAAGCCCGTCGGGTTGCGGCGCGCCGCTCATCTGGCTGTCGTACATTCTGCGGGCGTCTTCCGTCTGGATGGCGCTGCGGGCCTTGTCCAGCGAGGGCACGGTGGTGTCCGCCCATGCCGAGGGCACGTGCAGCCCGCAGGCCAACAGCGGGGACAACAGGAGCGGGGCGAGTCGGATGCGCATGGGTAGGGAGCGGGTCTCGGTAGAGGAAGCGGAAGTGGAAGTGGAAGCCGGCGCAGGATAGCCCGGGTACACGTTTCAGAGCGTTGAACTCTGTTTCTATTTTGTAAGTGGTTTTCATGCAGAATGGCGCGCTGCGCTTGCGTCACTAGCCGCAAAGCCAAACCGGCAGCCCTTGCAAGAGAGAAGAACGCAATGACATTGGCACGTTCCGCATTTTCCGCACGCTCCGCAGGTTTCGCGGGTTTCGCAGTTAAGGGCCTATTCCTGGCCGGCGTGTTCGCGCTGTCCTCGCCGGCGATGGCGATCAATTGCGCCAAGGCCGGCACCGCCGTCGAAAAGCTGATCTGCGCCGACAAGGCAACGGTGGCGGCCGATGCCGGGCTGAACCGCGCTTACCAGGCGATCTTGAAGCAGGCCCCGGACGACAGCATCCGCGCGATGCTGGTCGCCAGCCAGAAGCGCTGGCTCCAGGCGCGTGACCGTGCGCTGGACCGCCTGCTCACGGACCCTGACGCCGTGCCGGATGACAAGAGCGCGAGCAAAATTGCGCGCGAGCTGATCGAGAACCGCAGCGCGCAGTTCAAGGAAACCGGCAAAGGGTCCGCCACGCCCACCATCATTCGCCGGGCAGTTCAGCAGCAGCAGTTCCAGTCCCAATTCACGGGCGGCGCGTTCGCGGGCTTTTGGACGTCTTGCGACGTGCTGCCGCATGATTACTACGACTGCTTCGCGATTCGCCACTACCAGAACAACGACCGCGTGTGCTCGGTGGACGAATCCTGGGCGTCGGGGGCGGTCTACACCAAGCGCTACGTCGCCAACGTGGTTGACGGCAAGCCGCGTGTGATCGCGTCCTGCTCGTTCAGTAGTGCCGACGAGGCCTGCGCCACCGTCGGCGATACGAAGGCGAATTGGAACCGGCAGCCCCAGGCGCCGCAGTACGTGTATGCCGACAAGCCGCTGCCGAAGCTGGATGGCGAGATCGACGCGTCGGACGATACCGAATGGGTGCAGGCCTGCCTGACGGACCCGGCATATCCACCAGGGCAATAGCACGGCGGGGGCTGTGTAAGGCGCATACCGCTGATATTCACGCCGATACGCAAAACTTTCTGTTTCCAGCGGGCAGCGGCGTCATCGCGTCTTAAAATCCTGCATTGCAGATTTTCGCTGCCGGCATAGGCCCGCGCGGAACCGAACCGAGAGATATCGATGGATAAGCGACAAGACCTGGAACCGCCGGCGATCCAGGAGGGCGCGGCGCAGACCGGCGCGATGCAGGCGGACGTGGTGGATGCCCCGGGGCCGAACACGCTCGACGCCATCACCATCGATATCGAAGCTGATCCCACGCTAGGCTACGCCTCGATTCAGAACGCGGTTCCCATCGTTCGGACGCTGCGCGTGACAAACCGCTCGGCGCACACCTTCGAGAACATCGAAGTCCGGCTTCGCTGCAACCCCGCCTTTGCCCAACCGGTGACGCTGCGCTTTGACGTGTTGGTGCCGGGAGAAATTCACCGGATTTCCCCGCTGGACCTGACGCCCGACCACAGCTACGTGGCCGACTTGCAAGAAGCCGTGCGCGCCAGCATCGGTGTGGTGGTGCAGTCCGGCATGCAGGAAATAGGCCGGGCTTCGCAAGCGATTACCGTGTTGGCCTATGACCAATGGGCCGGCACGCGCGCCTTGCCGGAATTGTTGGCCGCGTTTTCCATGCCGAACAATCCGGCCGTGGACGGGCTGATCGGCAAGGCGTCCAAGCTGCTGCGCGCGCAGCACGCCGATCTGCAGATGAACGGCTACCAGTCCAAAAGCCGCGACGTTGTGTGGAAGCAGGTGTCTGCCATCTACAGCACGCTGGCGGCCGAATCGCTGCATTACGCCGAGCCGCCCGCGTCTTTCGGCGTGGACGGCCAGAAGATCCGCACGCCGGATCGCATCATGGACGCGCGGGTCGCAACGTGCCTGGACCTGGCGATGCTGTTCTCGTCCTGCCTGGAGCAGGCCGGCTTGCG harbors:
- a CDS encoding nitroreductase family protein; translation: MSNAYLDALKKRRTQYSLGRNVSASKEALTTLIQDAIKHSPSSFNSQSSRAVILFGAESVKLWDLAIEEVRKVAPAEGFDKTEAKLKSFAAGVGTVLFFEDQDVVRSLQEKFALYADNFPVWSEQAGGMAQLSVWSTLANADVGASLQHYNPLIDGVVAREWNVPASWKLRAQMPFGSNENGFGDKPFMDDAERFRVAG
- a CDS encoding flavin-dependent oxidoreductase; protein product: MQIVIAGAGIGGLTLALMLHRRGIDCRVYESAQELRPLGVGINLLPHAVSELEQLGLMPGLAERAIETSQLHYYNKLGQPIWREPRGLQAGYPLPQFSVHRGEFQMMLAQAVRERLGEGAIVTGMVLESAEQDASGATAVFRRRADGTTHRVHGDILVGADGIHSALRRQLHPIGDEPRFSGRMLWRAVTEAPPYLDGRSMFMAGHQDQKFVCYPISEPLRRQGRSLINWIAELSVPDAELPATDWNRQVDKSVFADRFADWRWDWIDIPAIIDGAEAIYEFPLVDRDPLPRWTRGRVTLLGDAAHPMYPIGSNGSAQAILDARCLSDWLAQAAAGGVRTLDIALLEYEAERLPRTAGIVLRNRLNGPEQVMQMAEERAPQGFTDIHDVITQEELAAVSLRYKQLAGFDPAALKKRRESTP
- a CDS encoding lysozyme inhibitor LprI family protein; this translates as MTLARSAFSARSAGFAGFAVKGLFLAGVFALSSPAMAINCAKAGTAVEKLICADKATVAADAGLNRAYQAILKQAPDDSIRAMLVASQKRWLQARDRALDRLLTDPDAVPDDKSASKIARELIENRSAQFKETGKGSATPTIIRRAVQQQQFQSQFTGGAFAGFWTSCDVLPHDYYDCFAIRHYQNNDRVCSVDESWASGAVYTKRYVANVVDGKPRVIASCSFSSADEACATVGDTKANWNRQPQAPQYVYADKPLPKLDGEIDASDDTEWVQACLTDPAYPPGQ
- a CDS encoding MarR family winged helix-turn-helix transcriptional regulator is translated as MSRAASQRPRRPAARGEQFEPHVPGIQYGALDGLIGYAIRRAQIVIYEDFLAALAPWDITPQRFSALTLIAANANLKLTDLARILGIARSGAVQIVNHLQGLGYVEKLDVEHDKRAYSLTMTAAGSKVLADITQAVEAHDARISHQLDAAEKRQLIGLLGKLGG
- a CDS encoding DUF3237 domain-containing protein, giving the protein MSRPEASADALAPRLEHITTVIVEVGPPQEVGDTPQGRRRVIPITGGTVDGPRLRGKVLPGGADFQIIRSATYTDIHARYVIETTDGERIYVENTGIRTGHADDIARLVRGEPVDPARIYFRSYPRFETASPGLAWMNESLFIGTGARYPDRVELRFYRIC
- a CDS encoding Bug family tripartite tricarboxylate transporter substrate binding protein — encoded protein: MTSTLRRLLGGFMLCLPIAAMAQFPNGPVRLNVGFPPGTGPDIVARTLSQHMGPLLGESVVVENKVGAGGQIAAQTVARSPADGQTILLGEVGSISISPATYRNLNYDPPRDFAPISEVVRADFVLVVPVDSPYKDLAAFVAGGKKASDRINFATFGAGTPGHFGAELFAREAGMKIEAIHYRSTGDAVSGLVSGAVQAAFVTTALAVPQVQGGKMRALAITGAQRSPALATVPTFAEGGLPDVNFGAWFALFAPAGTPDAVLNRLQKDSAAALRQPAAVRSLTEAGFVVVGSDRKALQTLLSAESKRWSDVVKATGFRAD
- a CDS encoding helix-turn-helix domain-containing protein, coding for MSNPTQKCDAQVLFAANMRRIRKEKQLTQEQVAERAGLHPNYVSSVERGERNLSIANIERIAAALGVTMAELVTP
- a CDS encoding tyrosine-protein phosphatase, translated to MPRTESFVATQAALERRLPLEKVHNARDLGGLTGIDGRRLRTGKLFRSGNPGRASAADLERLGALGLEAVIDFRADPEKAQDEAHFGKRFHWIASPVLDGNMAMAVLLPRLREATQAFSTTMMMEIYREFPSRYQEPFGGFLKTAMTGKTLLFHCTAGKDRTGFASLLLLSALGVAHDEIVSNYLESNHCNARFFQDILTKSSERGVTEDVMMPLLEVAPAYLDASVQAIKQEFGGMDRYLKDVLKIDVDVLRDHYLER
- a CDS encoding sensor domain-containing diguanylate cyclase, with the translated sequence MDPILAGLSNSLPQAKTVEQLTRPLLDMLGSVTGLESTYLTAIDLKADLQHVRFARNVGDMQIPEGLSVPWSDTLCKRALEEGRMCTSDVATCWSDSEAARQLGIQTYVSAPVRTDEGTLLGTLCAASAQQHQIPPQAEAVLKLFSNVIANFLEREILMEQLQAANVQLMSYALTDPLTGLPNRRAVYEELERLEKRALREGSSVLVGVIDLDGFKGINDTYGHQQGDVFLQDISRRLASSLRTSDMLGRIGGDEFVLIGPGPAIERGNIGPGGEAQGGEAADAARALEERATEATIGRYQLGDAVEPYEGASVGVVAVDPRGLDAEAAVRLADARMYDIKRARKGARTIH